In Nicotiana tabacum cultivar K326 chromosome 17, ASM71507v2, whole genome shotgun sequence, one DNA window encodes the following:
- the LOC107799050 gene encoding uncharacterized protein LOC107799050 translates to MEGLSASKNLYSGLKGYWRRKRKGYEKLNGAGRRRKIRVEYLSTERRSKCKRGRFWKINLRPRLKVKRFSPKKLLVNMHDAYVNMMLKIANSRVMSSGGLRGDYGVSGFGMRQFKEYDEKMIVEIYKSMVMAQGQLVPPPPATKFGNEIMCQP, encoded by the coding sequence ATGGAGGGATTATCAGCATCAAAAAATTTATACAGTGGATTAAAGGGCTactggaggaggaagaggaaaggGTACGAGAAGCTAAATGGAGCGGGTCGGAGAAGGAAGATCCGGGTAGAATATTTATCCACGGAAAGACGTTCTAAATGTAAGAGAGGAAGGTTCTGGAAGATAAATCTGAGACCAAGGCTGAAAGTGAAGCGGTTTTCGCCGAAGAAATTGCTTGTGAATATGCACGACGCGTACGTGAACATGATGTTAAAGATTGCTAATTCAAGGGTTATGAGCAGCGGTGGATTAAGAGGTGATTATGGAGTTAGTGGATTCGGAATGAGGCAATTCAAAGAATATGATGAGAAGATGATTGTGGAGATTTATAAGTCTATGGTTATGGCACAGGGTCAATTGGTTCCTCCTCCTCCTGCTACAAAATTTGGCAATGAGATTATGTGCCAACCGTAA